TTAAAACTAAATAGATTCCGCTACTAACTGGTTACTGAGTTACTGCTGCATAAATTGAACTATCAATTAAAGTCCGTCCTTTCGGACCAGAACACCATTTGTGATTACTAATAAACTTGAATCAAACCCTCATTCGAAACCCATgcacactgaaaaaatcaacacAATTTTACGAAACACGAACCAAGCTAACTAAagatcacaaaaaaatcaattattatACACTAAAGTTTAATCATCGGAAGaacggaaacaaaaaaaaaaatgaaagcattTCACATACCCAATTGGTTTACTGTCGATCACATTCTTGGTGTTTATATTTGTGTATAAAATAGGTTTCGCAATTCGTAATTTTGCTCTAAAAAACATCTCATTGGGATTACATACAACCAATTTAAAACGAGGAAAAGAAAACTAAACTCTTCATCCAACACGCGCTTCGGTTGTTCGTTTTCGCTCtcactacattttttttttacaaaaacatCCAATTTATTCCTCATCCTCTTCGTCTTCGTCCTCCGCCTCGGCCAGCCAGGTCAGCCACTGGTTGACCTGGAACAGGGCTTTACCCTTGCCCGGGTACATGTCGGTGACGTCCTCCTTGTAGCGCAGGAAGGCGTCTTCCTCGATGACGCTCAGTTCGTAAAACTCTCGGAACCAACGCAGTAGGACTCCTGGAAAACAATATAAATAGATTTGCACATTGAAGTCTATTATATCAGGCTGAAAAGGGCAGACAAGTGGATCGGTCGTACCAAGTTAACGATCCTGACAAAACACTCATATCCGTTGTTGTCTTCTACGGACACAAGAGaaggacaatgctcgtggaggaccaacaccCACTTAGGGTCCTTGAAAGAAAAATTCCTGCGTACCATTTATAGAAAAGACGGGTGCAAAGGGAAAACGGTACTTGATGGAAACGAATGAACCAAGAACTACATCAGCTGTTGTGGAAACCATCTGTCGATCAAATCGGAAGACGTAGCCGAAATATCAGACAATAATGCGGTGAAAATAGTCCGTGACTTCGGACTATGGTGTTAAACTTAATTTAACTCTTAAAGTAAAGCTTTAAAAAAGCCAAAGTACGGGTACGAGAAGACGAGTCCTAAACAAGGTTTAACGGATCAGGTGGACGATGCTCTTCGAACCCTTCGTTTGAAGAATGTGTGGTTGGGAACTGAAACTTACCTTTGGGAAAATCGATGCTGTACCAGTAAACCTGCATGGCGTAGATCGCAATCAGCTGCAGATCGTTATTGCCGTTCAGGAACGCGTTCAGCACCGGGCAGTACTTCCTCAGGATTTCCATCTCCTTCTCCACCGACTGTTTCTCATCTGCATATTTGGACGCTTCCTGTAACgataaataaaattatgtaCTTCCTCGTTCTTTCCTCTCGCATTTGATCACACAACACCAACCTGCATAATATACTTCAGCAGAACGGTCATCACGGCCGTGACGAAGCCCGGATCCGTGTAGCAGCTCGGCTCCACATTTTCCTTGATCCACTTGTAGAACTGCTGCGGGTTGCCATCGACCTGGATCTGCTTCCACAGTTCGGCCTGCACCCTCAGCAACGGATACAGGAAGCTCAGGTTCCGATCTTCAAGAATTTCCGCCATGCGGTCCTTGGTGCGATCGTTCTCGGGCAGGGTGCTCATCAGATTGACCTTGCTCTGCTGGAACAGTTCCTGCAGGGGCTGTTTGCCAAGCTGTTTGTGTAACTGTTGCAGCACCAACAGGAAGAGCGGATAGTGCTGTCCGTTGTCGGTGTAGTTGGAGATGTCGGACAGTTTGCACAGCCGTACGGACACCGACCGCGACAGCAACGATGCCACAATGGTGGTGATCTTGGGGATCGTTTTCTCCTTCTCGTTCATCGAATTGACCAATGCCTTGAACGATTCCAGCATGGCTCCGTTGGACAGTTTGTTATCCTTACGCAATCGCTGCAGGAAGGCGATCAGCTTCTCGTGGAATGGATCAGATTTGTCCAGGACTTCGTTTACGATTTTGCCAATCGAGTCACGCATGAACTTTTCCGGGATCCGGAGTTCACTGAATTCGTACACCAGGTCGTCCATCAGTGATCGTTCTTCTTGTTTGGGCTCTTCTGTTTTTTCGGTTTCCGAACCGACATCTGCCTTCTCCGAGGATTTGTCACTATCTTCGGACTTTTCTTCGCTGAGATCGGCTTCGTTCACGGTGTCCGGATTGACTTCGGCTGTTTGATCGATCACCTCAACGATTACTTCCTTGACGGCGCCATTTTCAACGATCGCGTTGTCAGTGGACTTCTGCTCATCCTCTTCGATTTGCTTCTTCAGGTTGTCCAGTAGCACGTCGGTTGCGAATGCGGAAACATTCTTCATGAACTCTTCCTTGTTGGGACCCTTGTccttcttgttcttcttttccGCTTTCTCTGCACCAGCCTGCTTGATGATCACTTGATCCTTCTGTAGGATGTTGTTGATGGGGGTGATCGGTGCCGAGGCAGCCGGTGGGTTTGATTGAGATTTACCATTCAACAGATTCTGCTGATTGTTCCAAGCCAACGGGGTCTGCTGATTGGAACTGGAGTTGTTGGAAGTATGCGACTGACCAGCTGGTCCTGTTGCGCCATAGCTTTCTCCTCCAGATGAGCTGCTTCCTAGGGCAGGTCCGTAATTGCTGGCAGATGCCGATGATGACGGACCGTTACCGCTGGCGTTTGCCCCAAAGGCACCATTGCCAGCGGATGCAGCTGCTCGCTGTTCACTCAGCAGCGTGCGACTGGTTAGGGGCGACGAGAAATCTCCCAACTGCGGTGCACTGTAACCGCTACCCTTACCGGACTGCGACGAGGGTGCCTGCGAAATCGGCAACTGCGTCTTCATGTTCATGTTCTGGGTCTTGAACAGTAGGCTGTTCGGCGTCGGTCGCATCTGCAGATCCTCAACCGGGTTCTGGGGTGTCATCAGATTGCGCTTGAATCGCGGTGCCAGATCCTTGCTGTTCATCATACCGCTGTCGCCTCGGTTTGAGTAGGCCGAATTGTGCGCATTCGGTCCGTCTCGATTCTGGTGGTGATGGTTCTGGCCATCCCGTCcaccgccaccgccgccgccgccaccaccGTGGTGGTTGTTGTGTTTGTTGTAGCGCATGTTGCCGCCACCACCGCCGTTACCATTGTCGTGATAGTTGTTGTGCTGGTGGTGGTTCGGTCCGCCTCCGTTGCGGTTGTTATGCATGCGATAGTTGCCGCCGCCGCCACGT
The nucleotide sequence above comes from Armigeres subalbatus isolate Guangzhou_Male chromosome 3, GZ_Asu_2, whole genome shotgun sequence. Encoded proteins:
- the LOC134225542 gene encoding eukaryotic translation initiation factor 4 gamma 2, which translates into the protein MYAQLCKRIEKELEIDIDKTKSNTFLQILLNVCRDKFENRVQYSEKIINSELALTDDLEEKKNVAKQKILGNVKFIGELYKLDMLGEPHLHKMLRSLITSKSSASTEKNCEDMECLAQLIKTCGKNLDTELGKQLMDQYFDRMEQYSQSSKYPPRIRFLLRDLIELRKNTWTPRKVARVEGPAPIQELTNEDDLVLRPPFGMRGRDYRNQGDRGNERDWITKLTLNPLNFSDSFNLLSVSSPTPLIPPTYSSSNGYGNRDHRDNGGNGRGGGGNYRMHNNRNGGGPNHHQHNNYHDNGNGGGGGNMRYNKHNNHHGGGGGGGGGGRDGQNHHHQNRDGPNAHNSAYSNRGDSGMMNSKDLAPRFKRNLMTPQNPVEDLQMRPTPNSLLFKTQNMNMKTQLPISQAPSSQSGKGSGYSAPQLGDFSSPLTSRTLLSEQRAAASAGNGAFGANASGNGPSSSASASNYGPALGSSSSGGESYGATGPAGQSHTSNNSSSNQQTPLAWNNQQNLLNGKSQSNPPAASAPITPINNILQKDQVIIKQAGAEKAEKKNKKDKGPNKEEFMKNVSAFATDVLLDNLKKQIEEDEQKSTDNAIVENGAVKEVIVEVIDQTAEVNPDTVNEADLSEEKSEDSDKSSEKADVGSETEKTEEPKQEERSLMDDLVYEFSELRIPEKFMRDSIGKIVNEVLDKSDPFHEKLIAFLQRLRKDNKLSNGAMLESFKALVNSMNEKEKTIPKITTIVASLLSRSVSVRLCKLSDISNYTDNGQHYPLFLLVLQQLHKQLGKQPLQELFQQSKVNLMSTLPENDRTKDRMAEILEDRNLSFLYPLLRVQAELWKQIQVDGNPQQFYKWIKENVEPSCYTDPGFVTAVMTVLLKYIMQEASKYADEKQSVEKEMEILRKYCPVLNAFLNGNNDLQLIAIYAMQVYWYSIDFPKGVLLRWFREFYELSVIEEDAFLRYKEDVTDMYPGKGKALFQVNQWLTWLAEAEDEDEEDEE